A region of Myxococcus stipitatus DSM 14675 DNA encodes the following proteins:
- a CDS encoding HEAT repeat domain-containing protein, with product MSYRQGSPAEEARYRALQDLDPRGDNLVEVLIAGLHDESWRVRHAAAEGLQRLSTPSSEQVATRLVSVLGERGETGARNAAAEALAGLGLAALGPLVTLLGHVDPDQRKFAADILGQLRRHEAEAPLVHALSDADLNVRVSVSESLGRVGGEHAARALERLLGDSEPLLRLSALEGLANLERPPPLPVVESLLEDARLRRSAFRVLGLIPEVAATERLCGGLRSELRSMREAALAALGTQATRVAPEQRGEQDAVIRDTLRRLPDARERLARALEAEDVAVRAGALVAVAALGDASLAVPVAEVAREDRLLRDVLATLGRLGLEGGRALLAAMAELSVPARAAAVEALVDLVDPSSVTPLCALLEWAEDDLRGVVVRALGRTRSPEAASPLVDLLRDSVTAGAATRALGVLAGSCRAAVVATLQEAVERRATPAAVAVLARVGGRPALPLLRRLARDVDPRWRAAAVDVAGEVDGGVGKELARAALADEATPVRAAGVRAMGRLGGSDAGALLRPALQDEDVFVRRVAVEAVGESGASDRAADLEALVLHPDGALATAAVRALSRLGLVELRMLREASEHPDPEVVKAVLSAVSGEGLVLAVSLLEHSHWDVRAAAARVLGESGGAECLGAVRRALEAETDVLPRQAMADAVARLSRR from the coding sequence ATGAGCTACCGGCAAGGCTCGCCCGCGGAGGAGGCTCGCTACCGCGCGCTCCAGGACCTGGACCCGCGCGGGGACAACCTCGTCGAGGTGCTCATCGCGGGCCTCCATGACGAGAGCTGGCGTGTGAGGCACGCGGCGGCGGAGGGACTCCAGCGCCTGTCCACGCCTTCGTCCGAGCAGGTGGCCACGCGGCTGGTGAGCGTGTTGGGCGAGCGGGGCGAGACGGGCGCACGCAACGCGGCGGCGGAGGCGTTGGCGGGGCTGGGGCTCGCGGCGCTCGGTCCGCTGGTGACGCTCCTGGGGCATGTGGACCCCGACCAGCGCAAGTTCGCGGCGGACATCCTGGGGCAGCTCCGGCGACATGAAGCCGAGGCCCCGCTGGTGCATGCGCTGAGTGACGCGGACCTCAACGTCCGCGTGTCCGTGTCGGAGTCCCTGGGGCGCGTAGGCGGCGAGCACGCGGCACGCGCCCTGGAGCGCTTGCTGGGAGATTCGGAGCCGCTCCTCCGGCTGTCCGCCTTGGAGGGTCTGGCGAACCTCGAGCGTCCGCCTCCGCTGCCGGTGGTCGAGTCGCTGCTGGAGGATGCTCGGCTGCGGCGGAGTGCGTTCCGCGTGCTGGGCCTGATTCCCGAGGTCGCTGCCACCGAGCGTCTCTGCGGGGGCCTGAGGTCGGAGCTCCGCTCGATGCGCGAGGCCGCGCTCGCCGCGCTGGGAACGCAGGCGACGCGGGTGGCTCCCGAGCAGCGCGGCGAACAGGACGCCGTCATCCGAGACACGCTGCGACGCCTGCCGGACGCACGAGAGCGACTGGCGCGAGCACTGGAGGCCGAGGACGTCGCGGTGCGAGCGGGGGCGCTCGTCGCGGTCGCCGCGCTGGGCGACGCGTCCTTGGCGGTGCCGGTGGCGGAGGTGGCGCGCGAGGACCGGCTGTTGCGAGACGTGCTGGCCACGCTCGGGCGGCTGGGCTTGGAGGGCGGACGCGCGTTGCTGGCGGCGATGGCGGAGCTGTCCGTGCCCGCGAGGGCCGCGGCCGTCGAGGCGCTGGTGGACCTGGTGGACCCGAGCTCCGTCACGCCGCTGTGCGCGTTGCTCGAGTGGGCGGAGGACGACCTGCGCGGGGTGGTGGTGCGGGCGCTGGGGCGCACGCGCTCACCGGAGGCGGCGAGCCCGCTGGTCGACCTGCTGCGGGATTCGGTGACGGCGGGCGCGGCGACACGGGCGCTGGGCGTGCTCGCTGGAAGTTGCAGGGCCGCAGTGGTGGCGACGCTCCAGGAGGCGGTGGAGCGGCGCGCCACGCCCGCGGCGGTGGCGGTGTTGGCCCGCGTGGGAGGCAGACCCGCGCTGCCGTTGCTGCGGCGCCTGGCCAGGGACGTGGACCCTCGCTGGCGTGCGGCGGCGGTGGATGTCGCGGGCGAGGTGGATGGTGGCGTGGGGAAGGAACTGGCGCGCGCCGCGCTCGCGGACGAGGCGACACCCGTGCGGGCGGCGGGTGTGCGCGCGATGGGCCGTCTGGGTGGGTCGGACGCGGGGGCCCTGTTGCGTCCCGCGCTCCAGGACGAGGATGTCTTCGTGCGGAGGGTGGCGGTGGAGGCGGTGGGCGAGAGCGGTGCGAGCGACCGGGCCGCGGACCTGGAGGCATTGGTGCTGCACCCGGATGGTGCGCTGGCGACGGCGGCGGTGCGGGCGCTGTCGCGGTTGGGGCTGGTGGAGCTGCGCATGTTGCGGGAGGCCTCGGAGCATCCCGACCCGGAGGTGGTGAAGGCGGTGTTGTCGGCGGTGTCGGGGGAGGGGCTGGTGCTGGCGGTGTCGCTGTTGGAGCATTCTCATTGGGATGTGCGCGCGGCGGCGGCTCGGGTGCTGGGGGAGTCCGGCGGAGCGGAGTGCCTGGGGGCGGTCCGTCGCGCGCTGGAGGCGGAGACGGACGTGCTGCCCCGGCAGGCGATGGCGGACGCGGTGGCGCGCTTGTCGCGGCGCTGA
- a CDS encoding chemotaxis protein CheW translates to MRDSVNLLARLPSAGPDAPGEHADAVVQLCAFFVGADEYVLDIQRVEEVLPLQRVTPIPHAPSFVEGVLHLRGAILPVVDLRRQLQGTPSVESRKGRLLVCKLGTRRVAVRVERVAEVMRLRRADIKPAPALVVAGRSPFVVGVCGPPDRLRLLLDLKALLRAELEKEAARPLR, encoded by the coding sequence ATGAGGGACTCGGTGAACCTGCTGGCGCGGCTTCCCTCGGCCGGGCCGGATGCGCCGGGAGAGCACGCGGACGCCGTCGTGCAGTTGTGCGCCTTCTTCGTGGGGGCCGACGAGTACGTGCTCGACATCCAGCGCGTCGAGGAAGTGCTCCCGCTCCAGCGCGTGACGCCCATTCCGCATGCCCCCTCGTTCGTCGAGGGCGTGCTGCACCTGCGCGGCGCCATCCTCCCGGTGGTGGACCTCCGCCGACAGCTTCAAGGGACGCCGTCGGTGGAGTCGCGCAAGGGGCGGCTGCTGGTCTGCAAGCTGGGGACGAGGCGCGTCGCGGTGCGTGTGGAGCGCGTGGCGGAGGTGATGCGCTTGCGGCGGGCCGACATCAAGCCCGCGCCCGCGCTGGTGGTCGCGGGACGTTCCCCCTTCGTGGTGGGCGTGTGCGGCCCGCCGGACCGTCTGCGACTGTTGCTGGACTTGAAGGCCTTGCTGCGCGCGGAGCTGGAGAAGGAAGCCGCGCGGCCACTCAGGTGA
- a CDS encoding chemotaxis protein CheW, translating to MSRFAELLDDFFFRPDEDVGGLQDFAAGSDGLASLTPEEVPEEYLSFRLEGESYAVPIRAVREISKVPPLTEIPRAEPQLLGVMNLRGELLPVYDVKVRLGLAERAPLVAGPDAPTPPKDARILVLRTETGPAGVWVDSVAGVVKLKPSMLEPPPQGLRLGDRDCVVAIGRRGPLLYILLDAEQALAS from the coding sequence GTGTCCCGGTTCGCCGAACTCCTCGACGACTTCTTCTTCCGTCCGGACGAGGACGTCGGTGGGCTGCAGGATTTCGCCGCCGGCAGCGACGGCCTGGCGTCCCTCACGCCGGAGGAAGTCCCGGAGGAGTATCTGTCCTTCCGCCTGGAGGGCGAGTCCTACGCGGTGCCCATCCGCGCCGTGCGCGAAATCTCGAAGGTGCCTCCGCTGACGGAGATTCCGCGCGCGGAGCCGCAGCTCCTCGGCGTGATGAACCTGCGCGGCGAGCTGCTGCCCGTGTACGACGTCAAGGTGCGCCTGGGGTTGGCGGAGCGCGCGCCGCTGGTCGCCGGGCCCGATGCCCCCACGCCTCCGAAAGACGCGCGCATCCTCGTGCTGCGCACGGAGACCGGCCCCGCGGGGGTGTGGGTGGACAGTGTCGCGGGCGTGGTGAAGCTCAAACCGTCGATGCTGGAGCCGCCACCGCAGGGGCTGAGGTTGGGAGACCGGGACTGCGTCGTCGCCATCGGCCGGCGCGGCCCCTTGCTGTACATCCTGTTGGACGCGGAACAGGCGCTGGCGTCATGA
- a CDS encoding chemotaxis protein CheA — protein sequence MSPPSKALAEFVAEATEILDSLGKDLLVLDERRGQEADPERVNGIFRAAHSLKGLAGLFGQERISRLAHGTEDLLDRLRLGKLLLDDSVLDTLIEALDAFQSLLAETARGSETEVLTQRVNGMAERLARLGEPPPAQDEDPLERLELEAQVRSVFTEYEEHRLRENVRRGVALWRVRAAFDLSDFDKGLADLNTRLKPMGEVISTLPSARPGGAHGIAFDLIFGTQVTLTDLEAGLKGTPAELSQLTVRPPEPSASARSAEALHRAVESPAIVLGTPPSVGAVVPPVSATPAKRGGKKRGARAPVAASPGGQPQLPLEDSVAQAARVPGATSTSAVKALEDLALSPEARAASGRFPSMEGLTSKAAGAEASGPTSGAGPSLVTYLQGPGGRASVRKAEASAKQPPAAVAAAAVEPSLRSLTQTVRVDIGKLDGLINMVGELLLIKANLQRLAESARQDGVVPLSKLFGQELARETRGLERKLEALQEGLLEARMVPVGQVFDKLARLVRRITRDAGKEIDFVIGGGEVELDKLIVEELSDPLMHLIRNAIDHGVEAPDSRLASGKSRRAVVALRAEQKGNHVVIEVRDDGAGIDELRVREVALSRGLITFAQAEEMGRRELLNLIFLPGFSTARSVSELSGRGVGLDVVKNNLGNLSGIIDVWSERGKGTAFHLTLPVTLAIIRALVVGVSARTYAVPLNSVLEILSVQPQEIRTVERREVLDVRGQTLPFVRLSRLFGLPERPVSRYFVVVVGLAQERLGIAVDELHGQQDIVTKPLGGRLQSVRGISGATDLGNRTPVLVLDVAALLEDGLSLERRRA from the coding sequence GTGAGTCCCCCGAGCAAGGCCCTGGCCGAGTTCGTGGCCGAGGCGACGGAGATCCTGGACTCGCTGGGCAAGGACCTGCTCGTGCTGGACGAGCGGCGGGGCCAGGAGGCGGACCCGGAGCGGGTCAACGGCATCTTCCGCGCGGCGCACTCGCTCAAGGGATTGGCGGGGTTGTTCGGCCAGGAGCGCATCTCCCGGCTGGCGCATGGGACGGAGGACCTGTTGGACCGGTTGCGGCTGGGCAAGCTGCTGCTGGACGACTCGGTGCTCGACACGTTGATTGAAGCGCTGGACGCGTTCCAGTCGCTGCTGGCGGAGACGGCGCGAGGCTCCGAGACGGAGGTCCTCACCCAGCGGGTCAACGGCATGGCGGAGCGGCTGGCCCGGCTGGGCGAGCCTCCTCCCGCGCAGGACGAGGACCCGCTGGAGCGGCTGGAGTTGGAAGCGCAGGTGCGCTCGGTCTTCACCGAGTACGAAGAGCACCGGCTCCGCGAGAATGTGCGGCGCGGCGTGGCGCTGTGGCGCGTGCGCGCGGCGTTCGACCTGTCCGACTTCGACAAGGGGCTGGCGGACCTCAACACGCGCCTCAAGCCGATGGGCGAGGTCATCAGCACGCTGCCGTCCGCGCGGCCCGGAGGCGCGCATGGCATCGCCTTCGACCTCATCTTCGGCACGCAGGTGACGTTGACGGACCTGGAGGCGGGCCTGAAGGGGACGCCCGCGGAGCTCTCCCAGCTCACCGTGCGGCCGCCAGAGCCCTCCGCGTCGGCCCGGTCCGCGGAGGCCCTGCACCGCGCGGTGGAGTCGCCGGCCATCGTGCTGGGCACGCCTCCCTCGGTCGGGGCCGTGGTGCCGCCCGTGAGTGCGACCCCCGCGAAGCGCGGAGGCAAGAAGCGCGGCGCACGTGCGCCGGTGGCGGCCTCGCCTGGAGGACAGCCGCAGCTCCCACTCGAGGATTCCGTCGCCCAGGCGGCTCGTGTTCCCGGGGCCACGAGCACGAGCGCGGTGAAGGCGCTGGAGGACCTCGCGCTGTCTCCCGAGGCGCGGGCCGCGTCCGGGCGCTTCCCCTCGATGGAGGGGCTGACGTCCAAGGCGGCGGGCGCCGAGGCGAGTGGGCCCACGAGTGGAGCGGGGCCGTCGCTCGTGACGTACCTGCAGGGCCCTGGTGGGCGTGCCTCCGTCCGGAAGGCGGAGGCTTCGGCGAAGCAGCCTCCCGCCGCCGTGGCCGCCGCCGCCGTGGAGCCCTCGCTGCGTTCGCTGACGCAGACGGTGCGCGTGGACATCGGCAAGCTGGATGGCCTCATCAACATGGTGGGCGAGCTGTTGCTCATCAAGGCCAACCTCCAGCGGCTCGCGGAGTCCGCGCGGCAGGACGGCGTGGTGCCGTTGTCGAAGCTGTTCGGTCAGGAGCTGGCGCGCGAGACGCGGGGCCTGGAGCGCAAGCTGGAGGCGCTCCAGGAGGGGCTCCTCGAAGCGCGCATGGTCCCCGTCGGCCAGGTGTTCGACAAGCTGGCGCGGCTGGTGCGGCGCATCACCCGCGACGCGGGCAAGGAGATCGACTTCGTCATTGGCGGCGGCGAGGTGGAGCTGGACAAGCTCATCGTCGAGGAGCTGAGCGACCCGTTGATGCACCTCATCCGCAACGCCATCGACCACGGCGTGGAGGCCCCCGACTCGAGGCTGGCGTCGGGCAAGTCGCGGCGGGCGGTGGTGGCGTTGCGCGCCGAGCAGAAGGGCAACCACGTCGTCATCGAGGTGCGCGACGACGGCGCGGGCATCGACGAGCTGCGCGTGCGCGAAGTGGCGCTCTCTCGCGGACTCATCACCTTCGCCCAGGCGGAGGAGATGGGGCGTCGGGAGCTGCTCAACCTCATCTTCCTGCCGGGGTTCTCCACCGCGCGCAGCGTGTCGGAGCTGTCCGGCCGGGGCGTGGGGTTGGACGTCGTCAAGAACAACCTGGGCAACCTCTCCGGCATCATCGACGTCTGGAGCGAGCGCGGAAAGGGCACGGCCTTCCACCTGACGCTGCCGGTGACGCTCGCCATCATCCGCGCGCTGGTGGTGGGGGTGAGTGCTCGCACGTACGCGGTTCCCCTCAACAGCGTGCTGGAGATTCTCTCGGTGCAGCCCCAGGAGATTCGCACCGTGGAGCGGCGCGAGGTGCTCGACGTGCGCGGCCAGACGCTGCCCTTCGTGCGGCTGTCGCGGCTGTTCGGCCTGCCGGAGCGGCCGGTGAGCCGGTACTTCGTGGTGGTGGTGGGCCTGGCGCAGGAGCGCCTGGGCATCGCCGTGGACGAGCTGCACGGCCAGCAGGACATCGTCACCAAGCCCCTGGGAGGCCGGCTGCAGTCCGTCCGGGGGATTTCCGGAGCGACGGACCTGGGCAACCGAACGCCCGTGCTGGTGCTGGATGTCGCGGCGCTGCTCGAGGACGGACTCTCATTGGAGCGCAGGCGGGCCTGA
- a CDS encoding response regulator — MRVKVLIVEDSKASREYIASTVEAVEGIEAFVTSSGFEALKLLPRHRFDLIITDINMPDINGLELINFVKKNPNYRDVPLFIITTEGHEQDRDRGIALGAAEYLVKPFEPGSLEGLLRRYLKLP, encoded by the coding sequence ATGCGTGTCAAGGTGCTGATTGTCGAGGACTCCAAGGCGTCGCGCGAATACATCGCGTCGACGGTGGAGGCCGTGGAAGGCATCGAGGCCTTCGTGACGTCGAGCGGCTTCGAGGCCCTGAAGCTCCTGCCGCGCCACCGCTTCGACCTCATCATCACCGACATCAACATGCCCGACATCAACGGGCTGGAGCTCATCAACTTCGTCAAGAAGAACCCCAACTACCGCGACGTGCCGCTCTTCATCATCACCACCGAGGGGCACGAGCAGGACCGCGACCGAGGCATCGCGTTGGGGGCGGCGGAGTACCTGGTCAAGCCGTTCGAGCCCGGGAGCCTGGAAGGGCTCCTGCGCCGGTACCTGAAACTGCCGTGA
- a CDS encoding M17 family peptidase N-terminal domain-containing protein, whose amino-acid sequence MSQTTTHDIGMEGLDSLSGVDALCLFVAEDDRPLPATAGYVDWRLCGALSRVLKGGFFSGSKDDWLLLPSDGKLGVPRIFVVGLGRRSQLDASGLSEALASAGKVLSRARMESVALEIPAGGALDDAARAEGFQRGFTPAFKGGRVALLVDKGLVRLLPARKG is encoded by the coding sequence GTGAGCCAGACGACGACGCACGACATCGGGATGGAGGGCCTGGACTCGCTCAGCGGCGTGGACGCCCTCTGTCTCTTTGTTGCGGAAGATGACCGGCCCTTGCCGGCCACGGCGGGCTACGTGGACTGGCGCTTGTGCGGCGCGTTGTCGCGGGTGCTCAAGGGCGGGTTCTTCTCCGGCTCGAAGGACGACTGGCTGCTGCTGCCCTCCGACGGGAAGCTGGGGGTGCCTCGCATCTTCGTCGTCGGGCTGGGGCGCCGCAGCCAACTGGACGCAAGCGGGCTGAGTGAGGCGCTCGCGTCGGCGGGCAAGGTGCTCAGCCGGGCCCGGATGGAGTCGGTGGCGCTGGAGATTCCCGCTGGAGGTGCGCTGGATGACGCGGCGCGGGCGGAGGGATTCCAGAGGGGCTTCACCCCAGCGTTCAAGGGAGGACGCGTGGCCCTCCTGGTGGACAAGGGGCTCGTCCGGCTCCTACCAGCCAGGAAGGGTTGA
- the nusB gene encoding transcription antitermination factor NusB, with amino-acid sequence MGARRTGRERALQALYQMEMAQGASVHDALESAWSASDEDKRDPDAVRFARELVEGVQGHRAEIDRLIESHSHNWRLDRMSRIDRNVLRVGIFELKYRPDIPRKVTINEAVELGKNFGTEESSAFVNGLLDRVAVALNKQ; translated from the coding sequence ATGGGCGCGCGCAGAACAGGCCGTGAGCGGGCGTTGCAGGCGCTCTACCAGATGGAGATGGCGCAGGGCGCGTCGGTGCATGACGCGCTGGAGTCGGCGTGGTCCGCGTCGGATGAAGACAAGCGGGACCCGGACGCGGTGCGGTTCGCTCGCGAGCTGGTGGAAGGCGTGCAGGGCCACCGCGCGGAGATCGACCGGCTCATCGAGTCGCACAGCCACAACTGGCGCCTGGACCGCATGTCCCGCATCGACCGCAACGTGCTGCGCGTGGGCATCTTCGAGCTGAAGTACCGTCCCGACATCCCTCGCAAGGTCACCATCAACGAGGCGGTGGAGCTGGGGAAGAACTTCGGGACCGAGGAGTCCAGCGCGTTCGTCAACGGCCTGTTGGACCGGGTGGCGGTGGCGTTGAACAAGCAGTGA
- the ribE gene encoding 6,7-dimethyl-8-ribityllumazine synthase, translated as MPRYIEGDFLPPKGRFAICVARFNGFITEELAKGAVDTLVRHGVADADVDVYRCPGTYELPGLVRRVTESKQYVGVIALGAVIRGGTPHFDYVAGECAKGIGAVAFNAAAANPSTSVTFGVLTTDTVEQAIDRAGVKAGNKGAEATLACIEMVNLFSRMTTLDARKG; from the coding sequence ATGCCTCGCTACATCGAAGGTGACTTCCTGCCCCCCAAGGGCCGCTTCGCGATTTGTGTCGCCCGCTTCAACGGCTTCATCACCGAGGAGCTGGCCAAGGGCGCCGTGGACACGCTGGTCCGCCATGGCGTCGCGGACGCGGACGTGGACGTGTACCGCTGCCCTGGCACCTATGAGCTGCCCGGCCTCGTGCGCCGTGTGACGGAGTCCAAGCAGTACGTGGGCGTCATCGCGCTGGGGGCCGTCATCCGGGGCGGCACGCCCCACTTCGACTACGTGGCGGGTGAGTGCGCCAAGGGCATTGGCGCGGTGGCGTTCAACGCGGCGGCGGCCAACCCCTCGACGTCCGTCACCTTCGGCGTGCTGACGACGGACACGGTGGAGCAGGCCATTGACCGCGCGGGTGTGAAGGCGGGCAACAAGGGCGCCGAGGCCACGCTGGCCTGCATCGAGATGGTGAACCTGTTCTCGCGGATGACCACGCTCGACGCGAGGAAGGGGTAG
- a CDS encoding riboflavin synthase — translation MFTGLIQDIGRVERVIPGGMTDLWIRTSLGAASFALGESIAVDGACLTVVERTGDTFRVQAAPETLRRTTLDAVRPGDKVNLERALALGDRLGGHLVSGHVDQVSAVLETRPEGGSWVMVFGLPEALAPYFIEKGSVAIDGISLTVNTVGADRFSVQLIPETQERTTLRAKAVGARVNLEADPIGKYVARLFLLQRGQAGGLQTGGVTEAAVRAAGFGTP, via the coding sequence ATGTTCACCGGGCTCATTCAGGACATCGGCAGGGTGGAGCGCGTCATTCCGGGCGGGATGACGGACTTGTGGATTCGCACGTCGCTGGGCGCGGCCTCCTTCGCGCTGGGCGAGTCCATCGCCGTGGATGGCGCGTGCCTCACGGTGGTGGAGCGCACGGGCGACACGTTCCGCGTGCAGGCGGCGCCGGAGACGCTGCGGCGCACGACGCTGGACGCCGTGCGGCCGGGCGACAAGGTGAACCTGGAGCGGGCCCTGGCGCTGGGGGACCGGCTGGGCGGGCACCTGGTCTCCGGGCACGTGGACCAGGTCAGCGCGGTGCTGGAGACCCGGCCGGAGGGCGGCTCGTGGGTGATGGTCTTCGGGCTGCCGGAGGCCCTGGCGCCGTACTTCATCGAGAAGGGCTCGGTGGCCATCGACGGCATCAGTCTGACGGTGAACACCGTGGGGGCGGACCGGTTCAGCGTGCAGCTCATCCCGGAGACGCAGGAGCGCACCACCCTGCGGGCCAAGGCGGTGGGGGCCCGGGTCAACCTGGAGGCGGACCCCATCGGAAAGTACGTGGCGCGCCTGTTCCTGCTCCAGCGAGGGCAGGCGGGGGGACTCCAGACGGGTGGGGTGACGGAGGCGGCCGTCCGGGCGGCGGGGTTCGGCACGCCGTAG
- the ribD gene encoding bifunctional diaminohydroxyphosphoribosylaminopyrimidine deaminase/5-amino-6-(5-phosphoribosylamino)uracil reductase RibD — protein sequence MRLLTRARLEATRAPRAKRAADFDRAVAEFFMRIALEEAAKGLGRTSPNPVVGAVLVKGGRIIARGYHKKAGTAHAEVVALEAAGSKARGADLYSTLEPCDHYGRTPPCSLAIIEAGVRRVFCGSADPNPKVSGKGVARMRRAGVKVVTGVLQAEADKLNRPFFKAINTGLPWVTLKAAATLDGKLATATGDSRWVTGEKAREWVHRLRDSVDVILVGANTVRQDDPKLTTRLPGGKGKDALRVVVDSHLRLSPRYSVFSQKSSARTIIATLEDPEGRKAKRFLAQGVEVWQLRAKADRVDLKALLRKLARSGLNHVLVEGGAEMYGSFLREHLADELALFLAPKLLGREGLSWAGDLGVKEMAQALSVKDLTFEQHGQDILLQALL from the coding sequence ATGCGGCTGCTGACGCGGGCACGGCTGGAAGCCACCCGGGCGCCCCGGGCGAAGCGGGCGGCGGACTTCGACCGCGCGGTGGCCGAGTTCTTCATGCGCATCGCGCTGGAGGAAGCCGCCAAGGGCCTGGGCCGCACCAGCCCCAACCCCGTGGTGGGCGCGGTGCTGGTGAAGGGCGGACGCATCATCGCCCGCGGCTACCACAAGAAGGCGGGCACGGCGCACGCCGAGGTGGTGGCGCTGGAGGCGGCGGGCTCGAAGGCGCGGGGCGCGGACCTCTACTCGACGCTGGAGCCGTGTGACCACTATGGCCGCACGCCGCCGTGCAGCCTCGCCATCATCGAGGCGGGTGTGCGCCGCGTCTTCTGCGGCTCGGCGGACCCGAACCCCAAGGTGAGCGGCAAGGGGGTGGCGCGGATGCGCCGCGCGGGCGTGAAGGTCGTCACGGGCGTGCTCCAGGCGGAGGCCGACAAGCTCAACCGGCCCTTCTTCAAGGCCATCAACACGGGCCTGCCCTGGGTGACGCTGAAGGCCGCGGCGACGCTGGATGGCAAGCTGGCCACCGCCACGGGCGACTCGCGCTGGGTGACGGGCGAGAAGGCGCGTGAGTGGGTGCACCGGCTGCGCGACTCCGTGGACGTCATCCTCGTGGGCGCGAACACCGTGCGCCAGGACGACCCGAAGCTCACCACGCGCCTGCCGGGCGGCAAGGGCAAGGACGCGCTGCGCGTCGTGGTGGACAGCCACCTGCGCCTGTCGCCGCGCTACAGCGTCTTCAGCCAGAAGAGCTCGGCGCGCACCATCATCGCCACGCTGGAGGACCCGGAGGGCCGCAAGGCCAAGCGCTTCCTGGCCCAGGGCGTGGAGGTGTGGCAGCTGCGCGCGAAGGCGGACCGGGTGGACCTGAAGGCGCTCCTGCGCAAGCTGGCCCGCTCGGGCCTCAACCACGTGCTGGTGGAGGGCGGGGCGGAGATGTACGGCTCCTTCCTGCGCGAGCACCTGGCGGATGAGCTGGCCCTGTTCCTGGCGCCGAAGCTCTTGGGCCGCGAGGGGCTGTCCTGGGCGGGAGACCTGGGCGTGAAGGAGATGGCCCAGGCCCTCTCCGTCAAGGACCTCACCTTCGAGCAGCACGGCCAGGACATCCTGCTCCAGGCCCTGCTGTAG
- the nrdR gene encoding transcriptional regulator NrdR: MRCPFCQDAENKVIDSRESHEGSVIRRRRECLACKRRFTTYERVEELYPLIVKKDGRREAFDREKIVSGLKKACEKRPVSAEQLEETVVAIERLLQGMGEKEINSSVIGEEIMRRLQQMDEVAYVRFASVYRSFRDISEFMHELKDLLEDQERERKAKPLLPGRGS; encoded by the coding sequence ATGCGCTGCCCGTTCTGCCAGGACGCCGAAAACAAGGTCATCGACTCACGCGAGTCGCACGAGGGCTCCGTCATCCGACGGCGCCGCGAGTGCCTGGCCTGCAAGCGCCGCTTCACGACGTATGAGCGGGTGGAGGAACTCTACCCGCTCATCGTGAAGAAGGACGGCCGGCGCGAGGCGTTCGACCGCGAGAAGATCGTCAGCGGGCTGAAGAAGGCGTGTGAGAAGCGGCCGGTGTCGGCGGAGCAGCTCGAGGAGACGGTGGTCGCCATCGAGCGGCTCCTGCAGGGCATGGGCGAGAAGGAGATCAACTCGTCCGTCATCGGCGAGGAGATCATGCGCCGGCTGCAGCAGATGGACGAGGTGGCCTACGTGCGCTTCGCCTCCGTGTACCGCAGCTTCCGCGACATCTCCGAGTTCATGCACGAGCTGAAGGATTTGCTCGAGGACCAGGAGCGCGAGCGCAAGGCGAAGCCGCTCCTCCCGGGCCGAGGAAGCTGA